The region GGCTGCTCCTAAGGACATCAGCGTCACATGTCTTTCTTCTAACCCGCGTTTCAATTCTTTTTCCTGAGTTTTCCCCTGCATAAACGTCTCCCCTTTTTCCAATCTGTCAAAACGAGATGAACACAACCTTTTTGTTAGCGCTTTCATATAAGTTCGTGCTAAAAGACAGGCTGTATATTTGTATTCTATCACCTTTCTCTCACTTTTCTTTTGTCGAAAAACAAAAAAAATATCGTATCATTTTGTTTAAACGCACAATTAAGCGTTCGCACTGCTTTTTTAATATGTATTTATTATTGCGCCTAAGTAATAGCATTTTAAAAAAATAGAAAAACGCCGACTCAACTCCGTCAGCGCATCGTTCATTTTATGAAAACTAGCATTTATCTCGCCGGTTCAAAAGTTTTACAGCCAGGTTCTTCCGTGTCAGAAACATGGTGACTACTTTCAGGACTCACAACGTAAATGGACTCTGCACTGCATTTATTTCCGGATTTCCAATACATACACTCATTCACTTCACATAATACACCTTGGGCCACTGTTATCCCTCCTTTGCTTGTCTTATCTATTTACTACCCGAAATATAATACTTCTAACATTTTCACGCAAAAAACCGCTTGTTTATCAAGCGGATCTTTTTATTGCGTGTGTTTAACATACTGTTTTTTAGCTAAATATAACTCACGACTCAGCGTGATCCGTCGTTCTCTCAAGTGCCTTAATTTAGCCTGAAATCGTTCGTTAGTTGGCTCTTCTTGAATTAAGCGATACGTAAAAGAAATATCTTCATTTAACTGTTTAAAATCTTCCCATATCTCTTGAACTAGTGCGGATTGTTTTTCTTCAAATGAACAATTTTGCTGCGTTTTTAGCGCGGCTAAAATTTCATGCTGCCACGTTTCGTCTTTTATTTCTTTTGCTAATAAGTATAAGTCTAAATAATCATCAATGCTTAACGCCGTTTGTCTATTGTTCAATGTCCTCACCTTTTCTATACAAAATGTTTCTTCGTAAGAAGAGGATTTTATCATAGAAAAAGGTTCCTCTTCTTATCTGTCAGAGCTAGGCTATGCTGGAATTAGCACCATTCAATAATTGTGGTTGCTGAGGCTTCAAAGGGCCAGTCCCTCCACCTCTCTAGATAAGAATATTTCGTTTTGGATTATTTCTGACTATTCTAATATGTTTTATAGGTTACGTCAATACTTTTTCAATAAAAAGAAAAAAGAAGTAAAATATGGTATGCTTTCATAAAGGATGGTGAGCACATGAAACGATACATGTTATCTGCTTTTTCGGGAAGCTTGCTGTTGCTTCTCAGCATTGCCTTTTCATCTACTTTCCATATTGCAATTGTCAAAACAACTGGAAGCATCGGAGGGATTATTTTAGCAGCGGCGGCTTTGGTTATGAATGCGCTTGAAGATCCCCCCTCCTCAAATAATACAGGTGGAGGTGCTGTTGAAGTACTAGATAAAGGCGCCGTTTGGGCTACTTATTTACTTTTACTTTCATTACCAAACCTCATCGCATGTATAACATCTTATGTTTTATGGACTCGCTGACATTCACCAACATTACGGACGTTTTACCACCTGCAGGCTCATTGATATTTGCTTTTCTACAAATCCAAGTTCACGATACACATGCTGTGCAAAATTCCCGGCATGGACGCTTAGTCTGATTTCACGGTACCCTTTGGCAGACAATTCATTGATCGCTTTTCGCATTAACGGCTTGGCTAGACCTTGCCCGCGGTATTCGGATAAAATATATAATTCGTAGATAAAGCCAATTTCTTCTTTTGAAAAGAAGTCGGCAGATGGCCCGGCAAGAACCCAGCCTGCGAGTTTATTTTCTTGTCTCGAGACTAAATAATAACATCCTTTTTCAAGTGCGCTATCAATTAGTTCATTTACGCGTTCAGTTGGCGGATGAAACTGCTTCATTGTTCCTTCAAACAGTGCATC is a window of Priestia aryabhattai DNA encoding:
- a CDS encoding DUF1540 domain-containing protein; protein product: MAQGVLCEVNECMYWKSGNKCSAESIYVVSPESSHHVSDTEEPGCKTFEPAR
- a CDS encoding GNAT family N-acetyltransferase, giving the protein MIVKATEEEIQEIRTKSADALFEGTMKQFHPPTERVNELIDSALEKGCYYLVSRQENKLAGWVLAGPSADFFSKEEIGFIYELYILSEYRGQGLAKPLMRKAINELSAKGYREIRLSVHAGNFAQHVYRELGFVEKQISMSLQVVKRP